A window of Alkalinema sp. FACHB-956 genomic DNA:
CCGGGCATGGACGGGAATAATTTCCGAAATCATGCCAAACACCGGCAGAATCATGATGTAAACCGCCGGGTGGGAATAGAACCAGAACATGTGCTGGTACACGATCGGGTCACCGCCGCCCGTGGGATTAAAAAAGGCCGTTCCCACAATCAAATCAAAGGACAGCAAAATCAGCGCACCCGCCAAAACGGGGGTCGAGAGCAAGATCAAAACTCCCGTCGCCAAGCTAGCCCAACAGACCAAAGGCATGTCGTTCCACCCCATTTTGGGATGGCGCATTTTCCAAATGGTTACCACAAAATTCACGGCCCCTAGGATGGATGAGGATCCCAGTAACAACACACTCAGGATCCAAATTAATTCCCCGGCCTTAGGGCTCATGGTACTCAAGGGGGGATAGGAGGTCCAACCTGCTCCCGCCGCGCCCCCAGTCACAAAAAAGCTAGCCATCAGCAAGACGCCTGCTGGGGGGATGATCCAAAACGCAAGGGCATTCAGCCGAGGGAAGGCCATATCCCTTGCACCAATCATGAGGGGCACTAGGTAATTAATAAACCCCGCCGTGGCTGGCACAATCCATAGAAAAATCATGACTGTGCCGTGCAGCGTAAACAGGCTGTTGTAGAGCTCTGGGCTGACGACATCTGAGGCTGGGGTGGCCAGCTCTGTCCGTACAGCCGCTGCGAGTGCCCCGCCAATCAGATAGAACAAGAAGGACGTGACTAAGTATTGAATCCCAATTACCTTGTGGTCATGGCTAAAGCTGAAATACTTGCGCCAGTTGGAGGTTGGGGGGTGATCGGTGGGTTGAGTGTTGTCTGGAAGTGGGGTGAGAATCGTCATAGATCACAGAACATCATAGTAAGGAGCAGCGGAGAGCATCATCATGCCTGTTCAGACAACAGCAGCAGGGGTGCGCAGAATTTGCAGTCAGTCACTATAGATTGGACTCCGGCATTTGCTGCATTGCTTGGATGGATTGAATATGTTCCACTGTGATCCCCAGTTTTTGGGCATAGGGTGCGAGGTAGTCTGCATCGCTGAGATGGGCAGGATGGAGCGCGATCGCTTGCTGCATTGGAGGATCTTGCTCCGGACGGCTGGCAACCTGCTGACTAGTTAACCAAGCTTGGAAAGCCTCCTCAGGCTCAACCACAACCTTGGTTTTCATCACCCCGTGGTAGGCACCACACAGCTCTGCACAGATGACTGGATATTCACCCACTTTGGTTGGCAGGAAGCGCAGGGATACCGTACGACCGGGAATGGCATCTTGTTTCACCCGAAACTCCGGCACCCAAAAAGCATGGAGCACATCCATCGCCGAGATATTGAGCCGTACATCGCGGCCCACGGGAACATGGAGTTCGCCAGCCGTAATCTCTGTTCCTTCGTAGTTAAACAACCAGGCAAACTGTAAGCCATTGACATTAATGACAACGGAATCCTGGGTCGCGCTGGGTGCTGGAGTGGGCACAGCCGTGGTGGTGGCACCGACTGTAGCGTCCGCTAATGCTGTCGTTGACTCAGGAAGGGCTGCCAGGGGAGCCGCGATCGCGGCTCCCGGTTCAGAACGAGGCACAGAATCCGCCAGGGTCATATCGTGATGGGTGGCGT
This region includes:
- the ctaD gene encoding cytochrome c oxidase subunit I, with amino-acid sequence MTILTPLPDNTQPTDHPPTSNWRKYFSFSHDHKVIGIQYLVTSFLFYLIGGALAAAVRTELATPASDVVSPELYNSLFTLHGTVMIFLWIVPATAGFINYLVPLMIGARDMAFPRLNALAFWIIPPAGVLLMASFFVTGGAAGAGWTSYPPLSTMSPKAGELIWILSVLLLGSSSILGAVNFVVTIWKMRHPKMGWNDMPLVCWASLATGVLILLSTPVLAGALILLSFDLIVGTAFFNPTGGGDPIVYQHMFWFYSHPAVYIMILPVFGMISEIIPVHARKPIFGYRAIAYSSLAICFLGLIVWAHHMFTSGTPPWLRMFFMFATMVIAVPTGIKVFSWVATLWGGKLNLNSALFFAMGFVSMFVIGGISGVMLAAVPFDIHVHDTYFVVAHFHYVLFGGSVFGIYAGVYHWFPKMTGRMMNETLGKIHFALTFIGFNLTFLPMHKLGLDGMNRRIAEYDPKYATINMICTIGTYLLAVSTFPFLINAVWSWIKGEKALANPWKGLTLEWSTSSPPPEENFEEEPVILCHPYAYGKRPQVAPPSNLDAGATSLST
- a CDS encoding cytochrome c oxidase subunit II, with amino-acid sequence MKIPSQIATLLAGILLTLLSLWYGYNHHLLPIAASAEADLIDDLFNVMMTIGTGIFILVQGSLLWVIFRYRRKPDDDSDAKYIHGNIPLEIVWTAIPAMVVLALSIYSFDIYEQMGGLNPMDHGSHLASAHDATHHDMTLADSVPRSEPGAAIAAPLAALPESTTALADATVGATTTAVPTPAPSATQDSVVINVNGLQFAWLFNYEGTEITAGELHVPVGRDVRLNISAMDVLHAFWVPEFRVKQDAIPGRTVSLRFLPTKVGEYPVICAELCGAYHGVMKTKVVVEPEEAFQAWLTSQQVASRPEQDPPMQQAIALHPAHLSDADYLAPYAQKLGITVEHIQSIQAMQQMPESNL